Proteins from a single region of Streptomyces spectabilis:
- a CDS encoding MbtH family protein, with protein MSNPFEDDDAQYRVLVNNEGQYSLWPAEIEVPAGWEARFGPDARQACLAYVEGNWADMRPLSLARETESAGS; from the coding sequence GTGAGCAATCCATTCGAAGACGACGACGCCCAGTACCGGGTCCTGGTGAACAACGAGGGCCAGTACTCGCTCTGGCCTGCGGAGATCGAGGTCCCTGCGGGCTGGGAAGCACGGTTCGGGCCGGACGCCCGGCAGGCCTGCCTCGCCTATGTCGAGGGGAACTGGGCCGATATGCGCCCGCTGAGCCTGGCCCGGGAGACGGAATCCGCGGGTTCTTGA
- a CDS encoding peptidase inhibitor family I36 protein has protein sequence MIIGIVYKDWNYGGESWTLTADSGCADNQAGDWFLDTLTGGWERSISSLIPAGNCWMQLFEDPHYQGTEKTYKGSAPYVGDAMNDKARSVIWY, from the coding sequence GTGATCATCGGGATCGTCTACAAGGACTGGAACTACGGCGGTGAGTCGTGGACGTTGACAGCGGACAGCGGCTGCGCGGACAACCAGGCCGGGGACTGGTTCCTGGACACCCTCACCGGCGGCTGGGAGAGGTCGATCAGCTCGCTGATCCCCGCGGGCAACTGCTGGATGCAGCTCTTTGAGGACCCGCACTACCAAGGCACGGAGAAGACCTATAAGGGGTCGGCCCCGTACGTCGGGGACGCGATGAACGACAAGGCCCGCTCCGTCATCTGGTACTGA
- a CDS encoding ketopantoate reductase family protein — MPHTAPPLSGGSRPVPPRSTVAVLGPGGIGGLLAALLSRAGHRVICVAAEETARTLRRDGIRVHSAQFGDFTAAVEADMLLREPVDLCLVTVKQTALDAALDRVPPHLLDEGYVLPLLNGVEHLDTLRKHFGAERVTPAVIRVESTRTAPGVIEHGSPFLEIDLAVRHEPHVPLAALLTSAGADTRVVPDENAVLWAKLAFLAPFALLTTRYGLPIGDIRSARRAELEALVEETTAVSRACGAPTDATGILARYDAFPPGSKSSMQRDAEAGRPLELDAIGGALLRAADRHGIPIPLAERLMADLEGR; from the coding sequence ATGCCCCACACCGCACCGCCGCTCAGCGGCGGTTCCCGTCCCGTCCCGCCCCGCTCGACGGTGGCAGTGCTCGGCCCCGGAGGGATCGGCGGCCTCCTCGCCGCGCTGCTCTCCCGCGCCGGGCACCGCGTGATCTGCGTCGCCGCCGAGGAGACCGCACGCACCCTGCGCCGCGACGGCATCCGCGTGCACAGCGCGCAGTTCGGTGACTTCACCGCCGCCGTCGAGGCGGACATGCTGCTGCGTGAACCCGTCGACCTGTGTCTGGTGACGGTCAAGCAGACCGCGCTCGACGCGGCGCTCGACCGCGTCCCGCCCCATCTCCTCGATGAGGGTTACGTACTGCCGCTGCTGAACGGCGTCGAGCATCTGGACACCCTGCGGAAGCACTTCGGCGCGGAACGGGTGACACCGGCCGTGATCCGCGTCGAGTCCACCCGCACCGCCCCGGGCGTCATCGAACACGGCAGTCCGTTCCTGGAGATCGACCTGGCCGTCCGGCACGAGCCCCACGTCCCGCTCGCCGCGTTGCTCACCTCCGCCGGGGCGGACACCCGCGTCGTCCCGGACGAGAACGCCGTGCTCTGGGCCAAGCTGGCGTTCCTTGCCCCCTTCGCCCTCCTCACCACCCGCTACGGCCTGCCGATCGGCGACATCCGGTCCGCGCGCCGCGCGGAGCTGGAGGCCCTGGTCGAGGAGACCACCGCTGTCAGCAGGGCCTGCGGCGCGCCGACGGACGCCACCGGGATCCTGGCCCGCTACGACGCCTTCCCGCCCGGCAGCAAGTCGTCGATGCAGCGCGACGCGGAAGCGGGCCGCCCGCTGGAACTCGACGCGATCGGCGGGGCCCTGCTCCGAGCGGCCGACCGACACGGCATCCCCATACCACTGGCGGAACGCCTGATGGCCGACCTGGAAGGCCGCTGA
- a CDS encoding alpha/beta hydrolase family protein — MSDSNTTNARKTAGAPALVISAKPVVLPAPGRGEDLQVSVSAPATGGDLPVIVFSHGFGWSMDGYAPLADFWAAHGFVVVRPTHLDSRTLGLSADDPRTPRVWRFRVEDLKRVLDGLDLLEAAVPGLTGRLDRDRVAVAGHSWGAQTASTLLGARVLDSDGVPGEDLSDPRVKAGVLLALTGLGDSLTPFAIEHLPFMKPSFDTMTAPALIVAGDNDRSHLSTRGPDWFTDPYTYSPGNKSLLTLFEAEHSLGGIPGYEVAETTDESPARVALIQRLSTAFLRSALYPEDTGWKAAAAALEEDPGPLGTLQSK; from the coding sequence ATGTCCGACTCGAACACCACGAACGCCCGGAAGACCGCGGGCGCGCCCGCACTGGTCATATCCGCGAAGCCCGTCGTGCTGCCCGCGCCGGGCCGCGGCGAGGACCTGCAGGTCAGCGTGTCCGCCCCCGCGACCGGCGGGGATCTGCCGGTCATCGTCTTCTCCCACGGCTTCGGCTGGTCGATGGACGGCTACGCCCCGCTGGCGGACTTCTGGGCCGCGCACGGCTTCGTGGTCGTCCGGCCCACCCACCTCGACTCAAGGACGCTCGGGCTGTCCGCCGACGATCCCCGTACGCCGCGCGTCTGGCGCTTCCGTGTCGAAGACCTCAAGCGCGTCCTGGACGGACTCGACCTGCTGGAAGCCGCAGTGCCCGGCCTCACCGGGCGCCTCGACCGCGACCGCGTCGCCGTGGCGGGACACTCCTGGGGCGCGCAGACGGCGAGCACGCTCCTCGGCGCACGAGTCCTCGACTCCGACGGCGTACCCGGGGAGGACCTGTCCGACCCCCGCGTCAAGGCGGGTGTGCTGCTCGCGCTGACCGGCCTCGGCGACAGCCTCACGCCGTTCGCCATCGAGCACCTCCCCTTCATGAAGCCGTCCTTCGACACCATGACCGCGCCGGCCCTCATCGTCGCCGGGGACAACGACCGGTCCCACTTGTCCACGCGCGGACCGGACTGGTTCACCGACCCCTACACCTACAGCCCGGGGAACAAGAGCCTGCTCACGCTGTTCGAGGCCGAGCACTCGCTCGGGGGCATCCCCGGATACGAGGTCGCCGAGACGACGGATGAGAGTCCCGCCCGCGTCGCCCTGATCCAGCGTCTCAGCACGGCCTTTCTGCGCAGCGCCCTCTACCCCGAGGACACCGGTTGGAAGGCGGCGGCCGCCGCGCTGGAAGAAGACCCCGGGCCGCTGGGGACGCTGCAGAGCAAGTAG
- a CDS encoding TetR/AcrR family transcriptional regulator — MRKDARRNQQTLLDAAAAVFVTSGVDAPVRDIAAEAGVGTGTIYRHFPTRADLVIAVYRHQVDACAEAGPTLLAAGPTPHAALGQWVDLFVDFLVTKHGLAAAMRGDSSGFEALHTYFLDRLVPVCAELLGAAAASGEIRSDLDAYQLMRGIGNLCIGADSDPRYDARRVVATLVAGLR, encoded by the coding sequence ATGCGCAAGGACGCCCGACGCAATCAGCAGACCCTCCTCGACGCGGCCGCGGCGGTCTTCGTCACCTCGGGTGTGGACGCGCCGGTACGCGACATCGCGGCCGAGGCCGGGGTGGGCACGGGCACGATCTACCGCCACTTCCCCACCCGGGCGGACCTCGTCATCGCCGTCTACCGCCACCAGGTCGACGCCTGTGCCGAGGCCGGGCCGACCCTGCTGGCGGCCGGCCCGACACCGCATGCCGCCCTGGGGCAGTGGGTCGACCTCTTCGTCGACTTCCTGGTCACCAAGCACGGCCTGGCCGCCGCGATGCGGGGGGACAGCTCCGGCTTCGAGGCGCTGCACACCTACTTCCTCGACCGCCTCGTGCCGGTGTGCGCCGAACTCCTCGGCGCGGCCGCGGCCTCCGGCGAGATCCGCTCCGACCTCGACGCCTACCAACTCATGCGCGGCATCGGAAACCTCTGCATCGGCGCCGACAGCGACCCCCGCTACGACGCGCGCCGCGTCGTGGCGACCCTCGTCGCGGGACTCCGCTGA
- a CDS encoding dienelactone hydrolase family protein gives MHFTSEQRLDDGVLAREFTLGEIPGTLWTPESAPAPLILMAHNNGLPKAQPRLVARARYCAAYGFAVATIDAAGCGDRPRSAADEQARADLRRALRAGEPVDEIFESLVAPLVENAAPEWRTALDALLALPEIGGPVGYSGWTALGIRLAAVEPRIAAAGFFAGGYVPHAQREEARQVTIPLLFLLQWDDEGNPRQRALDLFDAFGTKEKTLHANLGGHTGTPWFEADDGNRFFGRHLM, from the coding sequence CTGCACTTCACTTCCGAGCAGCGTCTCGACGACGGCGTGCTCGCACGCGAATTCACCCTCGGCGAGATCCCCGGCACCCTGTGGACTCCTGAGTCCGCGCCGGCTCCGCTGATCCTGATGGCCCACAACAACGGCCTGCCCAAGGCGCAACCCCGGCTGGTGGCCCGGGCTCGGTACTGCGCGGCGTACGGCTTCGCGGTGGCCACCATCGACGCCGCCGGGTGCGGCGACCGGCCCCGTTCCGCCGCCGACGAGCAGGCTCGCGCGGACCTCCGCCGGGCGTTGCGGGCGGGTGAGCCGGTCGACGAGATCTTTGAGTCCCTCGTCGCCCCGCTGGTCGAGAACGCGGCCCCGGAATGGCGGACCGCCCTGGACGCCCTCCTCGCGCTGCCCGAGATCGGCGGCCCGGTCGGGTACTCCGGGTGGACCGCCCTCGGCATCCGCCTCGCGGCGGTCGAGCCGCGCATCGCGGCCGCCGGCTTCTTCGCCGGGGGTTACGTGCCCCACGCCCAGCGCGAGGAGGCCCGGCAGGTCACCATTCCGCTGCTGTTCCTGCTTCAGTGGGACGACGAAGGGAACCCCCGCCAGCGGGCCCTTGACCTGTTCGACGCCTTCGGCACCAAGGAGAAGACGCTGCACGCCAATCTGGGCGGGCACACCGGAACCCCGTGGTTCGAAGCGGACGACGGAAACCGCTTCTTCGGCCGCCACCTGATGTAA
- a CDS encoding MarR family winged helix-turn-helix transcriptional regulator produces MADAVDAVIEQWGRERPDIDFWPVGIVGRLMRISRMWDKEIKDFLAGHDLEPGEFDVLSTLRRSGAPYELTAGAFLKTSLVTTGAITLRVDRMQGKGLVVRTRAEGDRRSVKIRLTDHGLDVIDRVLPLHIANEARLLRALGPQERAQLAAGMSAMLESYGDTPASSRPD; encoded by the coding sequence ATGGCTGACGCGGTGGACGCGGTGATCGAGCAGTGGGGCAGGGAGCGTCCCGACATCGACTTCTGGCCCGTCGGCATCGTCGGCCGCCTCATGCGCATCTCCCGCATGTGGGACAAGGAGATCAAGGACTTCCTCGCCGGCCATGATCTCGAACCGGGGGAGTTCGACGTGCTGTCCACGCTCCGGCGCTCGGGCGCTCCGTACGAGCTGACCGCCGGTGCGTTCCTCAAGACGTCGCTGGTCACCACGGGCGCCATCACGCTGCGCGTCGACCGTATGCAGGGCAAGGGCCTCGTGGTCCGCACCCGCGCCGAAGGCGACCGGCGCTCCGTGAAGATCCGCCTCACCGACCACGGCCTCGACGTCATCGACCGGGTCCTGCCCCTGCACATCGCCAACGAGGCCCGCCTGCTGCGGGCCCTGGGCCCCCAGGAGCGCGCACAGCTGGCGGCGGGCATGAGCGCCATGCTGGAGTCCTACGGCGACACCCCGGCCTCGTCCCGCCCCGACTGA
- a CDS encoding alpha/beta fold hydrolase — translation MPYTSAHGTRVQYEVDGEGPGLVLVHGTGGDAEKVFGNVVGQFSGDRTVVRPNFSGSGETVDDGSELTVELISDQVAAATRDAVQGPVDLLGFSLGAVAAAAVAATAPGLVRRLVLVGGWAHSGGPRDGFYFETWRRLLDTDRELFKRFSTLTGFSPATLDRFGHEGLAHSLADAWPPPGIGRQIDLGARVDIRGLLPRITAPTLVVGLGGDAMIPMEGSRQLAAAIPGARLVELDGEGHMDWFADPTGLVELTRDFLDAD, via the coding sequence ATGCCCTACACCTCGGCACACGGCACCCGAGTCCAGTACGAAGTCGACGGCGAAGGCCCCGGGTTGGTCCTCGTCCACGGCACCGGAGGCGACGCCGAGAAGGTCTTCGGCAACGTGGTGGGCCAGTTCAGCGGGGACCGCACGGTGGTGCGCCCCAACTTCAGCGGCAGCGGAGAGACCGTCGACGACGGGTCGGAGCTGACCGTCGAGCTGATCTCCGACCAGGTCGCCGCGGCGACGCGCGACGCGGTCCAGGGCCCGGTCGACCTGCTCGGCTTCTCCTTGGGAGCCGTCGCCGCCGCGGCAGTCGCAGCCACCGCCCCCGGCCTGGTGCGGCGCCTCGTCCTGGTCGGAGGCTGGGCCCACTCCGGCGGCCCGCGGGACGGCTTCTACTTCGAGACCTGGCGCAGGCTCCTCGACACCGACCGCGAGCTGTTCAAGCGGTTCTCCACCCTCACCGGCTTCAGCCCCGCCACCCTCGACCGGTTCGGGCACGAAGGACTCGCCCACTCCCTCGCGGACGCGTGGCCGCCGCCCGGCATCGGCCGCCAGATCGACCTCGGCGCGCGCGTGGACATCCGCGGACTCCTCCCCCGCATCACGGCGCCCACGCTGGTCGTCGGCCTGGGAGGGGACGCCATGATCCCCATGGAGGGATCACGGCAACTGGCCGCCGCGATCCCCGGCGCCCGCCTCGTGGAGCTCGACGGCGAAGGCCACATGGACTGGTTCGCCGACCCCACGGGGCTGGTCGAGCTCACCCGCGACTTCCTCGACGCCGACTGA
- a CDS encoding alpha/beta fold hydrolase, translating to MREFFTADQRQLSFLDFGGPGRPLLAFHGHYNEASTFAPLAEALAPQWRVIALDQRGHGESDRAQSYQRADYVADIAAFHRHLGIGPVAVLGHSMGGVNAYQYAARHADRVTSLIVEDVGAVVDADWSMTTWLPLRQPSRQALMTGLGSVAPYLECAFRQSDDGWGYSFDIDDTVRSHKALTGAYWSDWESVSCPTLLIRGADSVVLTRDHAREMIARRAGRAELVELPAGHVVHGDVPDEFAATVRAFVDQLTTA from the coding sequence ATGCGTGAATTCTTCACAGCTGATCAGCGGCAGTTGTCGTTCCTGGACTTCGGTGGTCCGGGGCGCCCGCTGCTGGCATTTCACGGGCATTACAACGAGGCCTCCACCTTCGCCCCGCTGGCCGAGGCGCTGGCTCCGCAGTGGCGGGTCATCGCTCTGGACCAGCGCGGGCACGGCGAGTCCGACCGCGCTCAGAGCTATCAACGGGCGGACTACGTCGCTGACATCGCGGCCTTCCACCGCCACCTGGGAATCGGTCCAGTGGCGGTTCTCGGCCACTCCATGGGCGGCGTGAACGCCTATCAATACGCCGCCCGGCACGCCGACCGGGTCACCTCGCTGATCGTCGAGGACGTCGGCGCCGTCGTCGACGCCGACTGGTCGATGACCACTTGGCTGCCTCTCCGACAACCGTCACGTCAGGCGCTGATGACGGGGCTCGGCTCGGTGGCGCCCTATCTCGAGTGCGCCTTCCGTCAATCCGACGACGGCTGGGGGTATTCGTTCGACATCGACGACACGGTGCGGTCTCACAAAGCCCTCACCGGTGCTTACTGGAGCGACTGGGAATCGGTGAGCTGCCCGACCCTGCTGATCCGGGGAGCGGACAGCGTCGTACTGACGCGGGATCACGCCCGGGAAATGATCGCCCGCCGAGCCGGTCGGGCCGAGCTGGTCGAGCTTCCCGCCGGGCATGTGGTGCACGGCGACGTACCCGACGAGTTCGCCGCGACCGTTCGCGCCTTCGTCGACCAACTGACCACTGCCTAA
- a CDS encoding 4-hydroxybenzoate 3-monooxygenase, translated as MVVLGAGPAGLVLANLLLARGIDCVVLERADRDSLRARARAGFLAANTVRILERHGLADGLLRRGHTHSTCEFRTEDGRFRLDYSTLGQGEPHTVYPQQDLVADLLTYYQAAGGRIRFGTEATAVLDADGDDPSVSVRTAEGRPGRWRARYVAGCDGRHGAGRRSLPGHAVRRFHRDHRVTWLGLLAEAPPSLDAVGYAVHERGFAGHMARTSEITRYYVQCERGTPADAWSQERIWDELDLRMRAKEYGPLRRGRIVQRTVVDLESDVLEPLRHGALFLAGDAASLISPSAAKGANLAVLEAELLARALIDDLTRGDSIGVESYSARCLDHIWRAQEFSHWMVELLHGASGGDGDAHFLNSMRRSRMASLRTSRSQQDWFAERYVGV; from the coding sequence GTGGTGGTGCTCGGGGCGGGGCCGGCCGGTCTGGTCCTCGCCAACCTCCTGCTTGCGCGCGGCATCGACTGCGTCGTGCTGGAGCGGGCCGACCGCGACAGCCTCCGGGCGCGGGCCCGGGCCGGGTTCCTCGCGGCCAACACCGTACGGATCCTTGAGCGGCACGGGTTGGCCGACGGCCTGCTCCGACGCGGGCACACCCACAGCACGTGCGAGTTCCGTACCGAGGACGGCCGGTTCCGCCTCGACTACAGCACGCTCGGGCAGGGGGAACCACACACGGTCTACCCCCAACAGGACCTGGTGGCCGATCTGCTGACGTACTACCAGGCGGCCGGGGGACGGATCCGTTTCGGCACCGAGGCCACGGCCGTCCTTGACGCGGACGGCGACGACCCGTCGGTGAGCGTGCGGACGGCGGAGGGCAGGCCCGGTCGGTGGCGTGCGCGGTACGTCGCCGGGTGCGACGGCCGGCACGGGGCAGGGCGGCGTTCGCTGCCGGGCCACGCGGTCCGCCGCTTCCACCGCGACCACCGCGTCACGTGGCTGGGCCTGCTCGCCGAGGCACCGCCCAGCCTCGACGCCGTCGGCTACGCGGTGCACGAGCGGGGCTTCGCCGGGCACATGGCACGCACCTCCGAGATCACGCGCTACTACGTGCAGTGCGAGCGCGGCACCCCGGCCGACGCCTGGTCGCAGGAGCGGATCTGGGACGAGCTGGACCTGCGGATGCGGGCCAAGGAGTACGGGCCGCTGCGCCGCGGCCGCATCGTGCAGCGCACCGTCGTGGACCTGGAGTCGGACGTGCTCGAACCGCTCCGGCACGGCGCGCTGTTCCTGGCGGGTGACGCGGCGAGCCTGATCAGCCCGTCCGCCGCCAAGGGAGCGAACCTCGCGGTCCTGGAGGCCGAGTTGCTCGCCCGCGCCCTGATCGACGACCTCACCCGCGGGGATTCCATCGGGGTCGAGAGCTACTCGGCCCGCTGCCTCGACCACATCTGGCGTGCGCAGGAGTTCTCGCACTGGATGGTCGAGCTGTTGCACGGCGCGTCCGGCGGGGACGGCGACGCGCACTTCCTCAACTCCATGCGGCGCTCCCGCATGGCCTCACTACGCACCTCGCGTAGCCAGCAGGACTGGTTCGCCGAGCGCTACGTCGGCGTGTGA
- a CDS encoding methyltransferase: protein MITALSDDTSRLRATVDFVTQQDSESLLPLLLPGLDVAELRSLVRRCRFAHAALLVFPAHARALEATLAECGLVAQAPPQPSVVVRERLALRHRRTADDLDVRILRPVVLGRDGQRRTVEVFALTVPPGSDLEEVAALELARHDEAHVAFEVLAPDPLVLRGLRSSFALHGALPDGGGYNPHENGTVFYFATPAASEAGYRRIELYAPGDHRCQLAAHLAEFRSRQPAETMLRLLTGAWTTQALTALAQLRVADAMDTDHAVDAGALASRVDADPDSLAVLLRYLATFGVVTQDAPDSFRLTSLGALLRAEGSGSMRPLALMYGGPFYQSFAALAHTVRTGQVAFEHLFGANHFDHFAADPHLAELFDRSMAANWRMFEPLPAHPVLADAARAPGGATVVDIAGGNGELLSRVLDAHPNLDAVLLERPHVVEAARRRLGTARCRYVAGDFADVPAGADVYLLCRVLHDWDDDRCRDILRHCARAMPADADLLIVERLLPIDDSPSLATAWDLHMRCNVGGRERTAHHYAELLTSAGLSLIGHRPLPLDGHVLHARRATPAPTVDRGTVSRRPPAQG, encoded by the coding sequence TTGATCACGGCGTTGTCGGACGACACGTCGCGCCTGCGCGCGACCGTCGACTTTGTCACCCAGCAGGACAGCGAGTCCCTCCTGCCGCTCCTGTTGCCCGGGCTCGACGTCGCGGAGCTGCGCTCGCTGGTGCGGCGCTGTCGCTTCGCGCACGCGGCTCTGCTCGTCTTCCCCGCCCACGCGCGGGCGCTGGAGGCCACGTTGGCCGAGTGCGGCCTGGTCGCCCAGGCGCCGCCCCAGCCGAGCGTGGTGGTACGGGAACGCCTGGCACTGCGTCACCGTCGTACAGCGGACGACCTCGATGTCCGCATCCTCCGCCCGGTGGTGCTCGGCCGTGACGGGCAGCGCCGCACGGTCGAGGTGTTCGCCCTGACCGTACCGCCGGGCTCCGACCTGGAGGAGGTCGCGGCGCTCGAACTCGCCCGGCACGACGAGGCGCACGTCGCCTTCGAGGTGCTGGCCCCGGACCCGCTGGTCCTTCGCGGTCTGCGCTCGTCCTTCGCCCTGCACGGGGCGCTGCCGGACGGCGGCGGCTACAACCCGCACGAGAACGGCACGGTGTTCTACTTCGCCACGCCCGCCGCGTCCGAGGCCGGCTACCGGCGCATCGAGCTGTACGCCCCTGGCGACCACCGCTGCCAACTCGCGGCACACCTGGCCGAGTTCCGCAGCCGACAGCCCGCCGAGACGATGTTGCGGCTGCTGACCGGTGCCTGGACGACGCAGGCGCTGACCGCGCTCGCCCAGTTGCGGGTGGCCGACGCGATGGACACCGATCACGCCGTGGACGCCGGGGCACTGGCGAGCAGGGTGGACGCCGACCCCGACAGTCTGGCGGTGCTCCTGCGCTATCTCGCCACCTTCGGTGTCGTCACCCAGGACGCGCCCGACAGCTTCCGGCTCACCTCCCTCGGCGCGCTGCTGCGCGCGGAGGGTTCGGGCTCGATGCGGCCCCTGGCCCTCATGTACGGCGGGCCGTTCTATCAGTCCTTCGCCGCCCTCGCGCACACGGTGCGCACCGGGCAGGTCGCCTTCGAGCACCTCTTCGGCGCCAACCACTTCGACCACTTCGCCGCCGATCCCCACCTCGCCGAGCTCTTCGACCGGTCCATGGCCGCGAACTGGCGCATGTTCGAGCCGCTTCCCGCCCACCCGGTGCTCGCCGACGCGGCCCGCGCTCCGGGCGGAGCCACGGTGGTCGACATCGCCGGTGGCAACGGCGAACTGCTCAGCCGCGTCCTCGACGCCCACCCGAACCTCGACGCCGTACTGCTCGAACGCCCGCATGTCGTCGAGGCCGCCCGCCGTCGCCTCGGCACGGCCCGGTGCCGCTACGTGGCGGGGGACTTCGCGGACGTACCGGCGGGCGCGGACGTCTACCTCCTCTGTCGCGTGCTGCACGACTGGGACGACGATCGGTGCCGGGACATCCTGCGCCACTGCGCCCGTGCCATGCCCGCCGACGCCGACCTGCTCATCGTGGAACGCCTCCTGCCCATCGACGACTCCCCTTCCCTGGCCACCGCCTGGGACCTCCACATGCGGTGCAACGTCGGGGGGCGCGAACGCACCGCCCACCACTACGCCGAACTCCTCACCAGCGCGGGCCTCTCCCTGATCGGACACCGGCCGCTACCGCTGGACGGCCACGTCCTGCACGCCCGCAGGGCCACTCCGGCGCCGACGGTCGACCGGGGCACGGTCAGCCGGAGGCCTCCCGCGCAGGGCTGA
- a CDS encoding MFS transporter, with translation MPGNSESVPVGAGPVREGAAREGATEEGAVGAGAAFVLSRGVVILFAVACGAAVANVYFSQPLLVTMGHDLGMSPALVGSVVTLTHVGYGLGLFFLVPLGDMVDRRKLIAVQLLLLMLALVAVAAAPTAAILLGGMAATGLLAVVTQTLVAFAASLAPAAGRGRVVGLVTSGVVTGILLARTASGLIADLAGWRAVYAASATLTGLLALVLHRVLPRHSAAAPTALRYGELLRSTVTLFARERLLRLRALYCLLVFASFSTLWSSVALPLSEAPYFMSHSAIGALGLIGVAGALAATVAGRLNDRGRSQQTTGIALALLAVSWLPLALTRSSLWALVVGVILLDLAVQAVHVTNQTLIYALHPDAGSRLIGGYMVFYSIGSATGALAATSLYTAVGWGAVCALGAAFSCLGLLLWAFTRTRGPRVSPAREASG, from the coding sequence ATGCCCGGAAACAGTGAGTCAGTGCCGGTCGGGGCGGGGCCCGTCAGGGAGGGAGCGGCCAGGGAAGGAGCCACCGAAGAGGGCGCCGTCGGAGCGGGCGCCGCGTTCGTCCTGTCGCGCGGCGTCGTCATCCTGTTCGCCGTCGCCTGCGGAGCGGCCGTCGCCAACGTCTACTTCTCCCAGCCGCTCCTGGTGACGATGGGCCACGACCTCGGCATGAGCCCGGCCCTCGTCGGCAGCGTCGTCACCCTCACACACGTCGGATACGGCCTGGGCCTCTTCTTCCTCGTACCGCTCGGCGACATGGTGGACCGCAGAAAGCTCATCGCCGTCCAGTTGCTGCTCCTGATGCTCGCCCTGGTGGCGGTGGCCGCCGCCCCCACGGCGGCGATCCTGCTCGGAGGCATGGCCGCGACGGGGCTCCTCGCGGTCGTCACCCAGACGCTGGTGGCCTTCGCGGCCTCACTGGCGCCCGCGGCCGGGCGCGGCCGGGTCGTCGGACTCGTCACCAGCGGCGTGGTCACCGGAATCCTGCTCGCCCGCACCGCCTCCGGCCTCATCGCCGACCTCGCGGGCTGGCGCGCCGTCTACGCCGCCTCGGCAACGCTCACCGGGCTGCTCGCCCTGGTCCTGCACCGAGTCCTGCCGCGCCACAGCGCCGCCGCGCCGACCGCCCTGCGCTACGGAGAACTCCTGCGCTCCACGGTCACCCTGTTCGCCCGCGAACGACTGCTGCGGCTCCGGGCCCTGTACTGCCTGCTGGTCTTCGCGTCCTTCAGCACCCTGTGGAGCAGCGTCGCGCTGCCGCTCAGCGAGGCCCCGTACTTCATGTCCCACAGCGCGATCGGGGCGCTGGGCCTCATCGGTGTCGCCGGGGCCCTGGCCGCGACCGTGGCGGGCCGTCTGAACGACCGCGGCCGCTCCCAGCAGACCACCGGCATCGCCCTGGCCCTGCTCGCCGTCTCGTGGCTGCCCCTGGCCCTCACCCGCAGCTCGCTCTGGGCCCTGGTCGTCGGGGTGATCCTCCTGGACCTCGCCGTGCAGGCGGTCCACGTCACCAACCAGACCCTGATCTACGCCCTCCACCCCGACGCGGGCAGCCGGTTGATCGGCGGATACATGGTCTTCTACTCGATAGGCAGCGCCACGGGCGCCCTCGCCGCGACCTCCCTCTACACGGCTGTCGGGTGGGGCGCCGTCTGCGCACTGGGCGCCGCGTTCAGCTGCCTCGGCCTGCTGCTGTGGGCCTTCACCCGCACGCGGGGCCCGCGGGTCAGCCCTGCGCGGGAGGCCTCCGGCTGA
- a CDS encoding winged helix-turn-helix transcriptional regulator yields the protein MVTRTRFDDSECPVARSVDAIGDWWSLLIVRDAFDGSRRFGEFQRSLGVAKNILTARLRTLVAGGVLESVPASDGSAYREYVLTPKGKSLFPVIVALRQWGEENFFAPGEPHSELLDRRRGERLRPLEVLAADGRRLDPDDTAVRKVSPAQ from the coding sequence ATGGTGACCAGGACGCGCTTCGACGACAGCGAATGTCCCGTCGCCCGGTCCGTGGACGCGATCGGCGACTGGTGGTCCCTGCTGATCGTGCGGGACGCCTTCGACGGAAGCCGGCGCTTCGGGGAGTTCCAGCGCAGCCTCGGGGTGGCGAAGAACATCCTCACCGCGCGGCTGCGCACCCTGGTCGCCGGCGGCGTCCTGGAATCCGTCCCGGCCTCGGACGGCAGCGCCTACCGCGAGTACGTACTGACTCCGAAGGGCAAGTCCCTCTTCCCCGTCATCGTGGCGCTGCGGCAGTGGGGCGAGGAGAACTTCTTCGCCCCCGGGGAGCCGCACTCGGAGCTGCTCGACCGGCGCCGGGGAGAGCGGCTGCGCCCTCTGGAAGTGCTGGCCGCGGACGGGCGACGCCTCGACCCCGACGACACCGCGGTCCGCAAGGTCTCCCCCGCGCAGTGA